Proteins encoded in a region of the Stieleria neptunia genome:
- the nuoK gene encoding NADH-quinone oxidoreductase subunit NuoK has product MIPTPTITHWLTLSALLFSIGLYGIFTRRNAVGVLLSIELTLNSAILNILIFNRFVASDDVDGQVLVLFIIAAAAAEAVVALAIFVSFYRHRHTLDVTQANHIYDQGNRTS; this is encoded by the coding sequence ATGATTCCCACACCAACGATCACGCATTGGCTGACGCTTTCGGCGCTGCTGTTTTCGATCGGTCTGTATGGCATTTTCACGCGGCGGAATGCCGTCGGTGTGTTGCTGTCGATCGAATTGACGTTGAATTCGGCGATCCTGAACATCCTGATTTTTAATCGATTTGTCGCTTCGGACGATGTCGATGGTCAGGTGTTGGTGTTGTTCATCATTGCCGCCGCGGCGGCCGAGGCGGTGGTCGCGTTAGCGATCTTTGTGTCGTTCTACCGACACCGGCATACGTTGGACGTGACGCAGGCTAACCACATCTATGATCAGGGGAACCGTACGTCGTGA
- the nuoL gene encoding NADH-quinone oxidoreductase subunit L, whose amino-acid sequence MTGFLFENAWMIPALPLISILLIGLFATGSNARAAGIIGSVAIGTAFLLTCGLGLSYLSSAESGATAVTWSIEWLRYQDHLVVSMGTLIDPISLLLLFVVTSVSLLVHVYSIGYMAGDEGYSRYFVFLSLFTFSMLGLVLAPNLLQMYVFWELVGVSSFLLIGFYYTLPEAIAASKKAFIVTRFADLFFLAGILVLGFFVHQLVVDPAWGGVTGTAGQSTAATQALDFATINSQPVLANLKDQEGVFGLDLLTVAMLLVFIGAAGKSAMFPLHVWLPDAMAGPTPVSALIHAATMVVAGVYLVARLFPGFAASGDALDVVAAVGCFTCLFAALIACTQTDIKRVLAFSTLSQIGYMMLALGVASAEHPAGLGAAMFHLFTHAFFKALLFLGAGSVIHAVHSNDVADMGGLRKKMPLTHATFLIATIAIAGVPPLAGFFSKDEILGAALDGEHHLVFGVGLFVAALTAFYMFRLYILTFLGGHQSDGAAKAHESPPVMTIPLVVLGVMSVCGGWIAVSQFVLPGVELHAHLLVMGLSVAAAVVGIGAAFWLYGGQTNRAKRMAESMGGIYRLVQNKFYIDEVYLFLTKLIFRFIAAPAAWFDRHVVDAAMNFSATVVRWCGARLNVLQTGQVQTYGIWMINGTILVVLFLWLVQR is encoded by the coding sequence GTGACCGGATTTCTATTCGAAAACGCGTGGATGATCCCGGCCTTGCCGTTGATTTCCATCCTGTTGATCGGTTTGTTTGCCACCGGTTCAAACGCTCGTGCCGCCGGGATCATCGGATCGGTCGCGATCGGCACGGCGTTCCTGTTGACGTGCGGGCTGGGGCTCTCGTACCTGAGTTCGGCCGAATCGGGCGCAACGGCGGTGACGTGGAGCATCGAGTGGCTGCGGTACCAGGATCATTTGGTCGTCTCAATGGGGACGCTGATCGATCCGATCTCGCTGTTGTTGCTGTTCGTCGTGACGAGCGTCAGCTTGCTGGTCCACGTTTATTCGATCGGTTACATGGCGGGCGACGAAGGTTATTCGCGGTACTTCGTGTTCCTCAGTCTGTTCACGTTCAGCATGTTGGGTTTGGTGCTGGCGCCGAATCTGTTGCAGATGTATGTGTTCTGGGAACTGGTCGGTGTGAGTTCCTTTTTGCTGATCGGGTTTTATTACACGTTGCCCGAAGCGATCGCGGCGTCGAAGAAGGCGTTTATCGTCACCCGGTTTGCGGATCTGTTTTTTCTGGCCGGAATTTTGGTGCTCGGTTTTTTCGTCCATCAGTTGGTCGTCGATCCGGCATGGGGCGGCGTCACGGGGACCGCGGGCCAATCGACTGCCGCGACGCAGGCGTTGGATTTCGCGACGATCAATTCGCAGCCGGTGTTGGCAAATCTAAAGGATCAGGAGGGCGTTTTCGGGCTGGATCTGTTGACCGTCGCGATGTTGTTGGTGTTTATCGGTGCGGCGGGGAAAAGCGCGATGTTTCCGCTGCATGTTTGGTTGCCCGATGCGATGGCGGGACCGACGCCCGTTTCGGCGCTGATTCATGCGGCGACGATGGTGGTCGCCGGCGTCTATCTGGTGGCCAGGCTGTTTCCCGGATTTGCGGCTTCGGGCGATGCGTTGGACGTCGTCGCCGCCGTCGGTTGCTTCACGTGCCTGTTTGCCGCTTTGATCGCGTGCACGCAGACGGATATCAAACGGGTGCTCGCGTTTTCGACCCTCAGCCAGATCGGGTACATGATGCTGGCGTTGGGCGTCGCGTCGGCGGAGCACCCGGCCGGGCTGGGTGCCGCGATGTTTCACTTGTTCACGCACGCGTTCTTCAAGGCGCTGTTGTTTTTGGGTGCCGGTTCGGTGATCCACGCAGTCCACAGCAATGATGTGGCGGACATGGGCGGGCTGCGAAAGAAGATGCCGTTGACCCATGCGACGTTCTTGATTGCCACGATCGCGATCGCCGGCGTGCCGCCGCTGGCCGGGTTCTTTTCCAAGGACGAGATCTTGGGTGCCGCGTTGGATGGGGAGCACCATCTGGTTTTTGGAGTCGGGCTGTTCGTGGCTGCGTTGACCGCGTTTTACATGTTTCGTCTGTACATTTTGACGTTCCTGGGGGGGCACCAATCCGACGGCGCGGCGAAGGCCCATGAATCCCCGCCGGTCATGACGATTCCGCTGGTGGTGCTCGGTGTGATGTCGGTTTGCGGCGGCTGGATTGCCGTTTCGCAGTTCGTGTTGCCCGGTGTGGAGCTCCACGCCCATCTGTTGGTGATGGGGTTATCGGTGGCGGCCGCGGTGGTCGGGATCGGGGCCGCATTCTGGCTGTACGGCGGACAGACGAATCGGGCAAAGAGGATGGCTGAGTCGATGGGGGGCATTTATCGGCTGGTGCAAAACAAGTTCTACATCGATGAAGTCTATCTGTTTTTGACGAAGTTGATTTTTCGATTCATCGCGGCGCCGGCGGCTTGGTTCGATCGCCATGTGGTCGATGCCGCGATGAATTTTTCGGCGACGGTGGTGCGCTGGTGCGGTGCTCGGTTGAATGTTCTGCAGACCGGGCAAGTTCAGACCTACGGGATTTGGATGATCAACGGGACGATTTTGGTCGTGTTGTTTTTGTGGCTCGTTCAACGGTAG
- a CDS encoding complex I subunit 4 family protein, whose protein sequence is MSWLSLLILIPFATALAVVATPDTKWYARRWIALFGTGVVLALSLVMSVSYMQAVLDRGGDPSVLTISQLEFEQSIPWFKSMGIEYHVGVDGIAMAMIVLTAIIIFTGVLASWEVKDRSREFYAFLLVLVTGVFGVFISVDLFLFFLFYEVAVLPMYLLIGVWGTGRKEYSAMKLTLMLMVGSALVLVGMLALYHAAGSQTFDLNKLAMVDYPRDLQRWVFPCVFVGFGVLGALFPFHTWSPDGHASAPTAVSMLHAGVLMKLGGYGVLRVAVYLMPEGAKQWALFFLVLTTINIVYGAYAAIRQTDLKYFTAYSSVSHCGFVLFGLCSLNLMGFKGAVIQMFSHGIMTGLFFGLIGMVYGRSKTRDLTKMGGLSKRIPWLATSFYIAGLASLGLPGLSGFVAESTVFLGGFFGNRWVDATTMRVCTLLATSSIVVTAVYVLRGLSRVFQGPLTKPEFKQLRDATIPEKLCTGILVATLAVVGMYPPVLIDLIEHAILPIANRF, encoded by the coding sequence ATGAGTTGGTTAAGTCTGCTGATCTTGATTCCGTTTGCGACGGCATTGGCCGTCGTGGCGACGCCCGATACCAAATGGTATGCGCGGCGATGGATCGCGCTGTTTGGAACGGGCGTGGTCCTTGCGCTGTCGCTGGTGATGAGCGTGAGCTACATGCAGGCGGTGCTGGATCGCGGCGGCGATCCATCGGTGTTGACGATTTCCCAGCTGGAATTCGAGCAATCGATTCCCTGGTTCAAGAGCATGGGGATCGAGTACCACGTCGGCGTGGACGGGATCGCGATGGCGATGATCGTGTTGACAGCGATCATTATTTTCACCGGGGTGCTGGCGAGCTGGGAGGTCAAGGATCGGTCACGTGAGTTTTACGCGTTTCTGTTGGTGTTGGTCACGGGCGTCTTTGGCGTGTTCATCAGCGTCGATCTGTTCCTGTTCTTTCTGTTTTACGAAGTCGCCGTGTTGCCGATGTATCTGTTGATCGGCGTGTGGGGGACGGGGCGGAAAGAGTATTCCGCGATGAAGTTGACGTTGATGCTGATGGTCGGTTCGGCGTTGGTTTTGGTAGGCATGCTGGCGTTGTACCACGCGGCCGGATCGCAGACGTTTGATTTGAACAAGTTGGCGATGGTGGATTATCCGCGTGACTTGCAGCGGTGGGTGTTTCCATGTGTGTTTGTGGGGTTCGGCGTGTTGGGCGCCCTGTTCCCGTTTCACACCTGGTCGCCAGACGGTCACGCATCGGCGCCGACCGCCGTTTCGATGTTACACGCCGGCGTGCTGATGAAGTTGGGCGGTTACGGCGTGTTGCGAGTCGCCGTGTACCTGATGCCCGAGGGTGCGAAACAGTGGGCGCTCTTCTTTCTGGTGCTGACGACGATCAACATTGTGTATGGGGCGTACGCGGCGATCCGGCAAACCGATTTGAAGTATTTCACGGCCTATTCGTCGGTCAGCCATTGCGGCTTCGTCTTGTTCGGTCTGTGTTCGTTGAATCTGATGGGATTCAAGGGCGCCGTGATTCAGATGTTTAGCCACGGCATCATGACGGGGTTGTTTTTCGGGCTGATCGGAATGGTCTATGGCCGTTCCAAGACGCGTGATTTGACGAAGATGGGAGGGCTTTCCAAACGAATCCCCTGGTTGGCGACCAGTTTTTACATCGCCGGGTTGGCCTCGCTGGGGCTGCCGGGGTTGTCCGGTTTTGTCGCCGAGTCGACCGTTTTCCTGGGAGGGTTTTTTGGCAACCGTTGGGTCGATGCGACAACGATGCGGGTCTGCACGTTGCTCGCCACGTCTTCGATTGTCGTCACGGCCGTTTATGTGTTGCGCGGACTGAGCCGTGTGTTTCAAGGACCGTTGACGAAGCCAGAGTTTAAGCAGTTGAGGGACGCCACGATCCCCGAAAAACTGTGCACCGGAATTCTGGTCGCGACGTTAGCTGTCGTTGGGATGTACCCGCCCGTGCTGATCGATCTGATTGAGCATGCGATCCTTCCGATCGCGAATCGTTTTTAG
- a CDS encoding NADH-quinone oxidoreductase subunit N: MYIQPEIIVVVTAFAVLGMEMFLPLRHRVLQTPVSLLGLATALAAVVYLMIQGEGKFLDGQFLFDGVAGWFKVSFLLAGLLTVLLSADLLNGRFKVMEGQDRVLIHRGEFYTVVLFNLVGSMFLISATNLINLYVCLELATIPLFALVAWRRSDPLSCEAGLKYIILGATSSAVVLFGLGLLYGLSGSVDLLTMGDNLSFGPATKLAIAMVVVGVGFKLTLVPFHMWAADVYRGAPLPVAAYLSVASKAAGLAFMFQLFYRVLGNVLLDVSMALAVLAAVTMTLGNLVAVVQSNVKRFMAFSAISQAGYLIMGFLARSGAPSMVYYMLVYVVTNMVVFGVLVFYLNETGREEIEDYRGLARTNPWIALVMMLGLFSLAGIPPLSGFVGKFFLFSVASKAGFHWLVAVAAVNSTVSLYYYLRIVRQMYIEPGFDDDPPIRASASIVTALAISTVLMVVLGIVPFFYETIYEQTHQWIAVAEIR; encoded by the coding sequence ATGTATATCCAACCGGAAATCATTGTCGTCGTCACAGCGTTCGCGGTGCTCGGCATGGAAATGTTTCTACCGCTGCGGCATCGAGTCCTGCAAACCCCGGTGAGCTTGTTGGGGTTGGCCACGGCGCTGGCCGCTGTGGTTTATCTGATGATTCAAGGCGAAGGCAAATTCCTGGACGGCCAGTTTCTCTTTGACGGTGTGGCCGGATGGTTCAAGGTCTCGTTCTTGTTGGCGGGGTTGTTGACGGTGTTGCTATCGGCCGACCTGCTCAACGGTCGATTCAAGGTCATGGAGGGGCAAGACCGTGTGCTGATCCACCGGGGCGAATTCTACACGGTGGTGTTGTTCAACCTCGTCGGATCGATGTTTCTGATTTCGGCGACGAATCTGATCAATCTGTATGTCTGTTTGGAACTGGCGACGATTCCGCTGTTCGCGTTGGTGGCCTGGCGACGCAGCGATCCGCTGTCGTGCGAAGCGGGATTGAAGTACATCATTTTGGGTGCGACGTCGTCGGCCGTGGTGCTGTTCGGACTCGGTCTGCTATACGGGCTTTCCGGGTCGGTTGACCTGCTGACCATGGGTGACAACCTGAGTTTTGGGCCGGCAACGAAGTTGGCGATTGCGATGGTGGTGGTCGGGGTCGGATTCAAGCTGACGCTGGTGCCGTTTCACATGTGGGCGGCCGATGTGTATCGCGGCGCGCCGCTTCCGGTCGCGGCGTACTTGTCGGTGGCATCCAAGGCGGCCGGCCTGGCATTCATGTTCCAGTTGTTTTACCGCGTGTTGGGGAATGTTCTGTTAGACGTCTCGATGGCACTCGCGGTGTTGGCGGCTGTGACGATGACGTTGGGGAATCTGGTCGCCGTGGTGCAGTCCAACGTCAAACGTTTTATGGCGTTCAGTGCGATTTCCCAGGCCGGTTATCTGATCATGGGGTTCCTGGCCCGCAGCGGCGCCCCGAGCATGGTGTATTACATGTTGGTCTACGTGGTCACCAACATGGTCGTGTTTGGTGTGTTGGTGTTTTATTTGAACGAAACCGGCCGCGAGGAAATCGAGGACTATCGCGGGCTGGCGCGAACGAATCCCTGGATCGCGTTGGTGATGATGCTGGGGCTGTTCAGCTTGGCCGGGATCCCGCCGCTGTCGGGGTTTGTCGGCAAGTTCTTTTTATTCAGCGTGGCATCCAAGGCGGGGTTCCATTGGTTGGTCGCCGTGGCCGCGGTCAATTCGACCGTTTCGCTGTACTATTACTTGCGGATCGTGCGGCAGATGTACATCGAACCGGGGTTTGATGACGATCCACCGATTCGTGCGTCGGCGTCGATCGTCACGGCGCTCGCCATTTCCACCGTGCTGATGGTGGTGCTGGGGATCGTTCCGTTTTTCTACGAAACGATCTACGAGCAGACGCACCAGTGGATTGCCGTGGCGGAAATCAGGTAA
- a CDS encoding glucose-1-phosphate adenylyltransferase — MTSHSDYPMDLSKNTIALILGGGRGTRLFPLTKIRAKPAVPLAGKYRLIDIPISNCINSGLRRVFVLTQFLSVSLHRHLRQTYRFDQFTGGFVELLAAQQTVDAGTDWYQGTADAVRKNLRYIDQPEIEHILILSGDQLYRMDFRDMMKSHIESGADATIAGIPVDRKDAAALGIMQLDDDGRVTGFVEKPQTEEELAKVRMDPAWIDARGIPSKGRDCLASMGLYIFKKDVMVDLLHGNDHSDFGKEVFPAAIDNRKVQVHLFDGYWEDIGTIRAFYEANLSLASKSPPFQLGSVTAPIYSRPRFLPPTVVGDNVTIRGSLIADGCHIGHNVTIEHSVIGLRTTIGDNVTIKNSVVMGADYIEDPKTLPPGQIPVGIGDNSVISGAILDKNSRVGTDVSITNAENVDTLGEDEPLQVRDGISIVIKNGSVLNGTKF, encoded by the coding sequence ATGACTTCTCACTCCGACTACCCGATGGACCTTTCCAAAAATACAATCGCACTGATTCTCGGCGGCGGTCGCGGAACGCGACTGTTCCCGCTGACCAAGATTCGTGCCAAACCCGCGGTCCCGCTGGCGGGTAAGTACCGGCTGATTGACATCCCGATTTCGAACTGCATCAACAGCGGATTGCGTCGTGTTTTCGTGTTGACGCAATTCCTTTCGGTCAGCCTGCACCGCCACCTCCGCCAAACCTATCGCTTCGATCAATTCACCGGCGGTTTTGTCGAGTTGCTCGCCGCACAGCAAACGGTCGATGCCGGGACCGACTGGTACCAGGGAACCGCCGACGCCGTCCGCAAAAATCTGCGCTACATCGACCAGCCCGAGATCGAACACATCCTGATCCTGTCCGGCGACCAACTGTATCGGATGGATTTTCGCGACATGATGAAGTCGCACATCGAATCCGGAGCCGATGCGACCATCGCCGGAATCCCGGTCGACCGCAAAGACGCCGCCGCACTGGGAATCATGCAGCTCGACGACGACGGCCGTGTGACCGGGTTCGTCGAGAAACCCCAAACCGAAGAAGAACTGGCGAAGGTTCGCATGGATCCGGCTTGGATCGACGCCCGTGGCATCCCGAGCAAAGGACGCGATTGCCTGGCCAGCATGGGCCTGTATATCTTCAAAAAAGATGTCATGGTGGACCTACTTCACGGCAACGACCACTCGGACTTTGGCAAAGAAGTCTTCCCCGCAGCGATCGACAACCGCAAAGTCCAAGTGCACCTGTTTGACGGCTACTGGGAAGACATCGGAACCATCCGCGCGTTCTACGAAGCCAACCTTTCACTGGCCAGCAAGTCTCCGCCGTTCCAACTCGGCAGCGTCACCGCCCCGATCTACAGCCGGCCGCGTTTTCTGCCGCCCACGGTCGTCGGTGACAACGTCACCATCCGCGGCAGCCTGATCGCCGACGGTTGCCACATCGGACACAACGTCACCATCGAGCACAGTGTGATCGGACTCCGCACCACCATCGGCGACAACGTCACGATCAAAAACAGCGTCGTCATGGGAGCCGATTACATCGAAGACCCCAAAACCTTGCCCCCGGGCCAAATCCCGGTCGGTATCGGCGACAACAGTGTCATCAGCGGCGCGATCCTGGACAAGAACTCGCGCGTCGGAACCGACGTCTCCATCACCAATGCCGAAAACGTCGATACACTCGGCGAGGACGAGCCCCTGCAAGTCCGCGATGGAATCTCGATCGTCATCAAGAACGGATCCGTTCTCAACGGAACCAAGTTCTAA
- a CDS encoding ferredoxin--NADP reductase — protein MPDSGNPSETDFDTLRTRHYNATIVDRIDCHENLARFRIRPDDGVPRFQAGQYVTLGLGNWEPRLEGTQDENLPEKKLTRVVKRAYSISCPLLDDEAQLAPNHSVDYMEFYVVLVRAADRPDKAPPALTPRLFCLGKGDRIAIGKKIVGTYTLGEIQPDATVLMLSTGTGEAPHNAMTATLLDAGHRGRIINACCVRYLRDLAYHPQHRSLMEQFPNYRYLPCTTREDINLDPSLPGYVGKQYIQDFFTSGQLAEAADDPISPTNTHVFLCGNPDMIGYVPPGAPAPEKPGMLPLLEAAGFRHEIHGEGPGRIHFEKYW, from the coding sequence GTGCCGGACTCGGGAAACCCATCAGAAACGGACTTCGACACTCTGCGAACGCGGCATTACAACGCCACCATCGTCGATCGAATCGATTGCCACGAAAATCTCGCTCGGTTTCGGATCCGCCCCGATGACGGCGTCCCGCGTTTTCAAGCCGGGCAATACGTCACGCTCGGGCTGGGCAACTGGGAACCGCGTCTGGAAGGCACGCAAGACGAAAACCTGCCGGAAAAAAAACTCACCCGTGTCGTCAAGCGCGCCTATTCCATCTCCTGCCCGCTGCTCGACGACGAAGCACAACTGGCACCGAACCATTCGGTCGACTACATGGAATTTTACGTCGTCCTGGTCCGGGCGGCGGACCGCCCCGACAAGGCCCCCCCGGCACTCACGCCGCGACTTTTCTGCCTGGGCAAGGGGGACCGGATCGCGATCGGAAAAAAGATCGTCGGCACGTACACACTCGGTGAGATTCAGCCCGATGCCACCGTGTTGATGCTGTCGACCGGAACGGGAGAGGCCCCGCACAACGCCATGACCGCGACGCTGCTGGATGCCGGACACCGCGGCCGCATCATCAATGCGTGCTGTGTCCGCTACCTGCGCGACTTGGCGTATCACCCACAACACCGCTCGCTGATGGAACAATTCCCGAATTATCGCTACCTGCCCTGCACCACGCGCGAAGACATCAACCTGGATCCCAGTTTGCCCGGCTATGTCGGCAAGCAATACATCCAAGATTTTTTCACCAGCGGTCAGCTCGCCGAAGCCGCCGACGACCCCATTTCGCCAACCAACACCCACGTCTTTTTGTGTGGCAACCCGGACATGATCGGTTACGTTCCGCCGGGAGCCCCCGCACCGGAAAAGCCGGGCATGTTGCCGTTGCTCGAAGCGGCGGGTTTTCGACACGAAATCCACGGCGAAGGTCCCGGCAGGATTCATTTCGAAAAATATTGGTAG
- the hemG gene encoding protoporphyrinogen oxidase — protein MEDKSQPPSPSISKRIAVVGGGLSGLATAFYLKRFSPDASIKLYESSSRLGGVIDTERIETAEHGCFVIDHGADMFATEPPAAIELCRDLGVEDQLIVPDTTRAGAMIVHRGKLVPIPDGFVLMRATKLWQMVTTPLLSVPGKLRFLAERFVNRQPHANEATDDISVAEFVRHRMGEEVLDRLVGPLVAGIYTADIEKLSMNATMAPMVAMVQQHGSLAQATLARRRENQDRTERNSAGARYEKFRGFPDGMKQLIDTLAVAIGEESIQTDAPINALHLSDDQERPWEIHSDQGADSFDEVVLATPAAVSARLLSTVTGQAVQTACETAAEALSTIESASTAIVVLCVPTSQIARLPNQFGFVVPKIENRNILAVSFASHKYPIRCPDDHTIIRVFVGGALQSELLEQSDDEMVEMVRGELAELIGMTGKETLARVVRWNNAMPQYHVGHLKRVESIGRAVDQIPHLHLVSNALRGVGIAPVIAAGKAMARKISGAE, from the coding sequence ATGGAAGATAAGTCTCAGCCGCCGTCGCCCTCGATTTCTAAACGGATTGCGGTGGTCGGCGGTGGCCTCTCCGGACTCGCGACCGCGTTCTATTTGAAGCGGTTCTCGCCCGACGCGAGCATCAAACTTTACGAGTCGTCGTCGCGACTCGGCGGGGTGATCGACACCGAGCGGATCGAAACGGCCGAGCACGGCTGCTTCGTCATCGATCACGGGGCCGACATGTTTGCCACCGAACCGCCGGCCGCCATCGAGCTGTGTCGCGATCTGGGAGTGGAGGACCAGTTGATCGTTCCCGACACCACGCGTGCCGGCGCGATGATTGTGCACCGCGGCAAACTGGTGCCGATCCCCGATGGATTTGTTTTGATGCGGGCGACGAAGCTTTGGCAAATGGTCACCACGCCACTGTTGTCGGTCCCCGGCAAGCTGCGTTTTTTGGCCGAACGGTTCGTCAACCGTCAGCCGCACGCGAACGAGGCGACGGACGACATCAGTGTCGCGGAATTCGTCCGCCACCGGATGGGCGAGGAGGTACTCGACCGGCTGGTCGGGCCGCTGGTCGCTGGGATCTACACCGCCGACATCGAAAAATTGAGCATGAATGCGACGATGGCGCCGATGGTCGCGATGGTCCAACAACACGGTTCACTGGCCCAGGCGACGCTCGCCCGGCGGCGTGAAAACCAGGACCGGACCGAACGGAACAGCGCCGGTGCGCGGTACGAAAAATTCCGTGGCTTTCCCGACGGAATGAAGCAGTTGATCGACACACTTGCGGTGGCGATTGGGGAGGAGTCGATACAGACCGATGCGCCGATCAACGCCTTGCACTTGAGCGACGATCAGGAGCGTCCCTGGGAGATTCATTCCGATCAGGGCGCGGATTCCTTTGACGAAGTCGTGTTGGCCACGCCCGCTGCTGTCTCGGCGCGGTTGCTGAGCACGGTGACCGGGCAAGCCGTTCAGACGGCCTGCGAGACCGCCGCCGAGGCGCTGTCAACGATCGAGTCGGCATCGACCGCGATCGTCGTCCTGTGCGTGCCGACGTCCCAGATCGCTCGACTGCCCAACCAGTTCGGTTTCGTGGTGCCCAAAATCGAAAACCGAAACATCTTGGCGGTCAGCTTTGCCAGCCACAAGTATCCGATCCGTTGCCCCGACGATCACACGATCATTCGCGTGTTTGTCGGCGGCGCGCTGCAGTCGGAGTTGTTGGAGCAATCCGACGACGAGATGGTGGAAATGGTTCGCGGTGAGCTGGCCGAGTTGATCGGCATGACGGGAAAGGAAACGCTCGCCCGCGTCGTGCGTTGGAACAACGCGATGCCCCAGTATCATGTCGGCCATCTCAAACGTGTGGAATCAATCGGGCGGGCCGTCGACCAGATCCCGCACCTGCACCTGGTCAGCAACGCGCTGCGGGGTGTCGGGATCGCCCCGGTGATCGCGGCGGGGAAAGCGATGGCGAGAAAAATCAGTGGGGCCGAGTGA
- a CDS encoding DUF885 domain-containing protein yields MKYLVIALTAAVLLAVDAPSLHAQADDAVSRPSNETLRALMDQVWEFELDEYPLLATDVGDPRGQDRLASNTPADFQRRQLARAGFLQTLDAIDLSSLDAEDQVDVDLLRRKLETEQTDYRLGLHLMPINNREGFHIGLPELPRQMNPDSRQDIENYIARLNQFPRYVAEQIALLRQGIDAGLTQPAIIMRDSVRQAQAHVVDTPEESLFLTNLAEESIAKLSEQDWDELRPKVLDAIRHSVIPAYRDFADFLKTTYVPACRGSIAARSLPGGQALYQAQIRKFTTLEMTPDELHQTGTRENARIRSQMEAVKDRVKFDGDLQAFLKHLRTDPKFYPKTKEELLKEVAYILKQADGRLPNLFGKLPRTPYGIREVPDYVAPQTTSAYYWPPATDGTRGGFYYVNTYNLSARPLYQLEALSFHEAVPGHHLQLALQAELEGLHPIRKQSNFTAFIEGWALYSEKLGSELGFYKDPYQEFGRLSMEAWRASRLVVDTGIHAKGWTRQQAIAYMQENTALSEHNIVAEVDRYIGWPGQALGYKVGELFITELRERAEKQLGNAFDVRKFHDEVLRSGSIPLPVLERKIERFIEQSSE; encoded by the coding sequence ATGAAGTACTTAGTCATCGCCCTCACCGCCGCAGTGCTGCTGGCAGTTGATGCGCCATCCCTTCACGCGCAAGCCGACGACGCGGTTTCGCGTCCGTCAAATGAGACGCTTCGCGCGTTGATGGATCAGGTCTGGGAATTTGAACTCGACGAATACCCGCTGCTGGCCACCGACGTCGGCGACCCGCGCGGGCAAGACCGACTGGCCAGCAACACGCCCGCCGACTTTCAACGCCGTCAACTGGCACGGGCCGGGTTCCTCCAGACCCTCGACGCCATCGACCTCTCGTCGCTCGACGCCGAAGACCAAGTCGACGTGGACTTGTTGCGTCGCAAACTGGAAACCGAACAAACGGATTACCGGTTGGGACTGCACTTGATGCCGATCAACAACCGCGAAGGTTTCCACATCGGTTTGCCCGAGTTGCCGCGACAAATGAATCCCGATTCGCGGCAAGACATCGAAAACTACATCGCACGACTGAACCAGTTCCCACGCTACGTTGCCGAACAAATCGCGCTGTTGCGTCAAGGCATCGATGCCGGTTTGACCCAACCGGCCATCATCATGCGCGACAGCGTCCGGCAGGCCCAAGCCCATGTGGTGGACACCCCCGAAGAATCATTGTTCCTGACCAACCTGGCCGAAGAATCCATCGCCAAGCTCTCCGAGCAAGATTGGGACGAGCTGCGTCCCAAAGTGCTCGATGCGATCCGGCACAGTGTCATCCCCGCCTACCGTGACTTTGCGGATTTCCTGAAGACCACCTACGTCCCGGCGTGTCGAGGAAGCATCGCCGCTCGTTCGCTGCCCGGCGGCCAAGCGCTCTACCAGGCCCAGATTCGCAAGTTCACGACGTTGGAAATGACACCCGACGAGTTGCATCAAACCGGGACCCGTGAAAACGCCCGGATCCGATCGCAGATGGAAGCGGTCAAGGACCGGGTCAAATTCGACGGTGACCTGCAAGCGTTTCTAAAACATCTCCGCACCGATCCCAAGTTCTATCCCAAGACGAAAGAAGAACTGCTCAAGGAAGTCGCTTACATTTTAAAACAAGCCGACGGACGCCTTCCCAATCTGTTCGGCAAGCTTCCCCGCACACCCTACGGGATTCGCGAAGTCCCCGACTATGTCGCGCCACAGACGACGTCGGCGTACTATTGGCCGCCCGCGACCGACGGAACCCGTGGCGGATTTTATTACGTCAACACGTACAACCTGTCGGCGCGCCCGCTGTATCAACTCGAGGCCCTTTCGTTTCACGAAGCGGTCCCCGGTCACCATCTGCAACTGGCCCTTCAAGCGGAACTGGAGGGGCTGCATCCGATCCGCAAGCAGAGCAATTTCACCGCGTTTATCGAAGGCTGGGCGCTTTACAGCGAAAAGCTGGGCAGTGAACTCGGATTCTATAAAGACCCCTATCAGGAATTCGGCCGGCTGAGCATGGAAGCCTGGCGGGCGAGTCGATTGGTCGTCGACACCGGCATCCACGCCAAAGGCTGGACGCGGCAGCAGGCGATCGCGTACATGCAAGAAAACACGGCGCTGTCGGAGCACAACATCGTTGCCGAAGTCGATCGCTACATCGGCTGGCCGGGACAAGCGTTGGGCTATAAGGTCGGCGAACTGTTCATCACGGAGCTACGAGAACGTGCCGAAAAGCAGCTCGGCAATGCGTTCGACGTCCGCAAGTTCCACGATGAAGTCCTCCGTTCCGGATCGATCCCCTTGCCAGTCCTGGAACGCAAGATCGAGCGATTTATCGAACAGAGTTCCGAGTAG